Below is a genomic region from Nitrospirota bacterium.
GGACCCAGACCTCCAGCTCCTGGCCTTCCTTTGAGGCGGCGTCCTTCATGGTCTCCTGGGTCTGCTCCTTCAGCTCCTCGTCGGCCTCCTCGTCGTCGAAGCTTATCTCCTCGTCCACGATGACGCTTGCCGGGGTGAAGCCGGACTGAAGGGCCAGGGCATAGACGACGGGCTTGAAAGCCGAGCCCACCTGGCGCTCGGCGTAGACGGCGCGGTTGAACTCGCTCTTGGTGAAGTCGTATCCTCCCACCATGGCCCTGATATAGCCGGAGTAAGGCTCCAGGGCCACCACCGCCCCCTGGACCTGGGGCTCCTGCTCCAGGGAGAAATGCACTCGCTCGCCTTTCATGGACTTCACTCCCACCAGGATGACGTCCCCCGGCTGAAGGATGCTCTTCAGGGTGAAGTTCCTGAGCACCGTGGCCTTCCCGCTCCCCGGCTTCCGGACGGTCCTCGCCCAGCGGGCGTCCTTCAAAGCGAGGGTGCCCGTGATGAAGCGGGTGCGGACCACCGCCTCGTCGCCGGTGACGGAGAGGACCACCCCCTGCAGGATGTCGCCGCGCTCGGGCGGGACCAGCTTGAAAGCGCTCGTCTTCTCCTCCGCGGGCTCCTCCTCAAGGTTCCGATGGTCCAGGGGCCCCCGGAAGCCCTGCCGCTTGTCCAGTTCCCGGAGGCCTTTTCGGAGGGCCTTCTGTGCCGCCGCCTGGGCCTTGACGTCCAGGGTGGTGTGCACGCGGAGGCCTCCCTTGTAAAGGGCCTCGGCCCCGTATTTCTCCTGCAGATACTGCTTTATGTATTCGAGGAAGTACTTGTGCATCATTTCCGAGGGACGGGGCCTGACCAGGGATATGGGGGTCTTCTGTGCCTTCATGCGCTCTTTCCGGGTAAGGAAGCCCACCTCCTCCATGCGCTTCAGGACGGTCACCTGCCGCCTCTTTGCCTTCTGGAAATCGGCGAAGGGCGAGTACGCCGCGGGGGCCTTCAGCAGCCCGGCCAGCATGGCCGCCTCCCGGAGGGTGATGTCCCCGACGGATTTTCCAAAGTAGGTCCGGGCGGCCGTCTCCACTCCGTAGGCCCCGTGGCCGAAGTAGACGCGGTTCAAGTAAAGCTCCAGGATTTCCTTCTTGGAGAGGTTCTTCTCTATGCGCCGGGCCAGGATGAACTCCCTGAGCTTGCGCCTGAACGTCTTCTGGGGCGTCAGGAAAGTTATCTTCGCCAGCTGCTGCGTGATGGTGCTGCCGCCCTCCTTCAGCTCGCGCTTGAGGAGGTCGGTGAGGGCCGCCCGCATGATGGCCCGGTAGTCCACCCCGCTGTGGGTCCAGAAGTGGGAGTCCTCCACGGCGGTGACGGCGTTGATGATATCGGGGGGAATCTGCTCGAAGGGAACGTGCTTGCCTTTGCGAAGGCTCACCTCCCCCAGGAGGGTGCCGTCGTCGGCGTAGATGATGGTGCTGGGGCTTGCCGTCTGCTTCAGCTCCACAACGGAGGGCACGGTACGGGCAAACGCCAGGAACCCCCCCACGGAAA
It encodes:
- a CDS encoding PBP1A family penicillin-binding protein, whose protein sequence is MMAGGARNKEGQGKGWRPFVAGKSVSWVLKVVLACLVFPAVVGVSVGGFLAFARTVPSVVELKQTASPSTIIYADDGTLLGEVSLRKGKHVPFEQIPPDIINAVTAVEDSHFWTHSGVDYRAIMRAALTDLLKRELKEGGSTITQQLAKITFLTPQKTFRRKLREFILARRIEKNLSKKEILELYLNRVYFGHGAYGVETAARTYFGKSVGDITLREAAMLAGLLKAPAAYSPFADFQKAKRRQVTVLKRMEEVGFLTRKERMKAQKTPISLVRPRPSEMMHKYFLEYIKQYLQEKYGAEALYKGGLRVHTTLDVKAQAAAQKALRKGLRELDKRQGFRGPLDHRNLEEEPAEEKTSAFKLVPPERGDILQGVVLSVTGDEAVVRTRFITGTLALKDARWARTVRKPGSGKATVLRNFTLKSILQPGDVILVGVKSMKGERVHFSLEQEPQVQGAVVALEPYSGYIRAMVGGYDFTKSEFNRAVYAERQVGSAFKPVVYALALQSGFTPASVIVDEEISFDDEEADEELKEQTQETMKDAASKEGQELEVWVPRNYDEKYHGPTRLRDALAYSRNVVTVKLADAIGITRLINFARQVGIKSHMQRDLTIALGSMSITPLELTSAYGSFANSGVKMQPIAIKYITDKKGRVLESNEPQGRRVMDRQTAFLMTSMLEDVVNYGTGWRARSLGVPVAGKTGTTNEYRDAWFLGYTTQMVAGVWVGFDEPHSLGKDETGSRAAAPIWVDFMHASTPRSRTEDFPIPPGIVTRLIDPETGLLANRWTEKPLREYFKKGTEPTKHAPSIWQWQEPSFF